From Anaerolineae bacterium:
CCTTGGCCATGCTGCATATGCTGTGCCGGCTGAACACCGAGGAGGGCTGGGACCTCCGGCTTATCGCCGCGCACCTGAACCACGGCATTCGCCCGGAGGCCGGCGAGGACGCGCGCTTCATCGAGGATCTGGCGCGGGAGTGGGGGCTGGAGTGCGAGATTGGCTTTGCAGATGTGCCGGCCATGGCGCGACAGGCGGGCATGTCCCTGGAGGAGGCGGCCCGCATCGCTCGCTATCGCTTCCTCGGCGAGGTGGCCGGCCGCTACGGCGCGCCAGTCATTGCCGTCGCGCACCATGCCGACGACCAGGTGGAAAGCGTGCTGATGCATTTCCTGCGCGGGTCGGGGTTGGCCGGCCTGCGCGGCATGCGGCCGGCGGTGCCTCTGCGCGAGATGCGTCTGGGCGCCGAGGCCCTGGGCGGAGAGGTGCGGGTGGTGCGGCCCTTGCTGGAGTGCTGGCGGGCGGAGATAGAGGAGTACTGCCGGCAGTACGGCCTGACCCCCCGCTTCGACCGTTCGAACCTGGACACGACCTTCTTCCGCAACCGCCTGCGGCATGAGCTGATCCCCTACCTGGAGACCTACAACCCGCAGATCCGACAGGTACTGCTCCGCACGGCCCACATTCTGGCGCAGGATTACGACTTTCTCCACGCCCATACCCTCCAGGTCTGGGATACGATCGCCTCTTCTCCCGAACCAGGGGTTATCGCGC
This genomic window contains:
- the tilS gene encoding tRNA lysidine(34) synthetase TilS; the encoded protein is LAMLHMLCRLNTEEGWDLRLIAAHLNHGIRPEAGEDARFIEDLAREWGLECEIGFADVPAMARQAGMSLEEAARIARYRFLGEVAGRYGAPVIAVAHHADDQVESVLMHFLRGSGLAGLRGMRPAVPLREMRLGAEALGGEVRVVRPLLECWRAEIEEYCRQYGLTPRFDRSNLDTTFFRNRLRHELIPYLETYNPQIRQVLLRTAHILAQDYDFLHAHTLQVWDTIASSPEPGVIALERSAWSALHPSVQAGLLREAIHRLRWGLRNINWIHVHNALEVARRGEAGARATLPQGLMLTVGYRYIWVADEGWRPAEGLYPQMDAEHISLAVPGCARISSEWVVETEVVEGLPAGEEARPPDIWTAYMDADRVDLASLCLRRRRPRDRLCPMGMGGRAKEVRALFIDEKVPLRWRPAYPLAADSAGVLWVPGLRLDERAAVTPSTRRVLVVRLRHISASEERDERETGDPQA